A single window of Nitrospiraceae bacterium DNA harbors:
- a CDS encoding STAS domain-containing protein has protein sequence MKCTISTPGQQVVLTLTVDLSINTPNLSRTDLLLDRVVSSSISLLILDLRSLSCLNSIGTWTIFQIVFKAKQQGKGVFLYNVQPSIQPYLKEAGIFELSTSIDTQEELGNVLEGNSRLQGSSANGENLKISIKERRLSSAAIASL, from the coding sequence ATGAAATGCACCATTAGCACCCCTGGCCAACAAGTGGTCCTGACGCTTACCGTGGATCTCAGTATTAATACCCCCAATTTGAGTCGAACCGATTTATTATTGGACCGTGTGGTTTCGTCATCGATTTCCTTACTCATTTTAGATTTACGGTCCTTGTCATGTTTGAATTCTATTGGGACCTGGACCATCTTTCAGATTGTGTTCAAAGCCAAACAACAGGGCAAAGGTGTGTTCCTGTATAATGTGCAACCTTCCATACAACCCTATTTAAAAGAGGCAGGAATATTTGAACTATCCACTTCAATCGATACCCAGGAGGAGCTCGGAAATGTGTTAGAAGGAAATTCCCGGCTTCAGGGGTCTTCTGCGAATGGGGAAAACTTGAAGATCTCAATAAAAGAAAGGCGACTATCATCTGCCGCAATAGCATCGTTGTAG